GCGTGCATTCCTGTAGCCACTGCAACGGGAAGTTCGTTgacgtttttttcagttgtTTTCTCCCGGAAACAGCGCGCGattttcctttctgcagGGCCTTCGGCACAAGACATTGCCTCTCGCGATCCCTTCGCAGGTCGGTTTCCAGCCACCCTCTTTCCAGCACCGCTTTCGCCTGTTGCTCCGAGTCTCGCCTTGCCTCTGCTGGAGCCTGCGGGAGGGACTGTGTCCTTCCTGCCCACGAACGCGGAGATCGAGCGACGCGAAAAACACAACGCGAAAATGCTGAGGTTTTTGGAGCGAGCAAAcgccggagaagacgacacagagcgaagcgacagccctctcgcctccactcGCGGCAAGCTtcagtggagagaagacagggaaaacGACCTTTTGGAGctcggagagagagatggcgagacaagagaaggacgacCCGACCACCGCTTCTGTCAGGAAACGAACAGCCGAAGAAGCATCAGCGCAAGCAGCTCGAGGAAACAAATCCGACAACACTGGCTGGGACTTGGCGGAGAGGACGTCTCTGCCAAAGTCGACGAAGTCGAATTCTTGTGCGCTTCATAAAACAGAGCACTTGCTCTCCAGGCCGTCGGATAATGTCGGCTCTTCCATACTCTTCCTGGCCTGACGTCGAAACACTCATCTCTGCATCCGTCCAGTTGAGtctattatatatatatatatatatacatatatatgtacatatatatatatatatatatatatataatacgtacatatgtatatatctctggtgtgtatgtgcatgtatatatatatatatatatatttgtagacAGATTCTGTTTCATATTGTTGCTTTTTTCCAGTCCTTCAGCTGAGCATTCTGAAGAGGCCTTTATGGCGGTTTTCGACTCTGTCCAGTCACCACAGATTTTCTCGCCGTCGAGACTGCGCGGGGGTGAGTACCTGCGTCGCTCGCGTGTCTCGGGCGCGCGTTTTGTCCCATCTGCCAGGGAGTTCTGTCTGTTtatgcgtttcttcttttcttcagccGCCAGGCGTCACCTCTCGGCCGCAGGCGTCTAGCTGCGCCGACGTACTCCCCATGGCTACACCTCACGCTGGGTCTCAAGCATCCGAACTTCCACCGCTACGGCCCTCGACCTCCTGTGGACATTCCAGGCTTCGCGCCGCCGTCCGtctgcgccgccttcgctgGTCGTGGGCGACTGAGACAAGGCGCAGCGTCCGTtcagggagagaaagcgcaaggtaggaggaagagcgtcgagagagagagagagagtggaggtAGCAAAGGTattctgtctccttgttgCTGCTTCTGTGGGTTCGACAGTTCCCTTCCGGCGTTGTCTTCGTCTGTGCTCTGTGCTGGCAAGTCTTCCTCCACCTGGTGCCATCGATGTGAGCTCGTCTTGCTCCGCCCTCTCCTTTTATCTCCAGTTTACGAACTGCTTTCGTTCCTCGCGTGTGCCCGTGACATTTGACGTCATGCTCAGAAACTGTCGGTTCTCGTTCGCGGACTTCCGTCGTCCTTCAACCTTTCCGCGGCTTCTACAGCTCGATCTTTGTGCCTGGCGTCTTCGCTTCATGCGTCGATGCTTGCTGGAGATcacctctcctttctctgtctcgtctgcatTCGAAGGAAATCTCGCTGtcgagttctctctgtccacctgtctgtcgcgtcttttctccttctgtctccgctgtctcctccacacTTTGCAACTGTCTCTGccgtcctttctttcttgctCTCCACGCTCGTGGTTTTACCGGCCTCAGGACTGCGAGACGCCCGACGCTTAACACAGGCGACGACCCTGCGAGTCCGCGGAATGACGCAAAATGTCTTCTCGTTTTGCCGTCTTTTCTATCGCTGACAAATTCACGAACGAGTTTCGCACACTGTTCCGAGACACAAACGAACTTGGTAAAGCGTGCagcctcgtttttctccgaaGTTTCTGTTTCGCTGTACTTTTGTGTACCTCTGATTCGGATCTGCAGATCCACCGTCTCCTTTGCCCTACTTTTTTCCGTACTCCTCCGCCGCAAGTGCCTCTGCAGTGCCTTCAACTTCAGCGTATCCGgctcctctgctgcttcgaTCAAGCTCCAAAAGGCAACAGGCTCTTTTCGCTAGTAAAGGAGCAACAGACAATTCTTTTTTCAATTTTCAGGAAATGCACGCGCAGAGCTCAAAGCCGCCTCGTTCCGTTCGCCAGGACGTCGTCGGGCCTCTCGCAAAGTCCCCCTCCAGTGGCAAGAAACTAACAACTGGAGAAGGTGCATTCTGCAgatttctcgtctcttctcttttaaTAGATGATCCGTTTTTGTATCATGCCTGCACCGAAGCTCGAAACAGCCTGCATCCCATCCTCGACCCTGTAAAAATCTCTAACTATATGTACATTGCTAGGGTGCGAAACTGTAGACACACAGGTATGCATGTCTCTACAGATTTGACCATTCACAGATACagacaaatatatatatatatatatatatatatatatggataaaAACGGTTTGTCAGAATAAATTGACGTATACatagacagagaagaacaagaatAATATTAAGTACGTGCAGTGGCGTGTatagagagaaacaaacagatATTcatgaacatatatatatatacatgcatatacatataaacgCATTCCTACATAGAGGGACATAATagtatgtatatgcatatatggaTCTACAGGGAATGTGGCTAGACATGGATGTGTACATTtcataaatatgtatatatatacatatatatgagAAGATAGACAGACATATAGGTTGATTGATGGATACCTGTCATGACATGAGCAACGGGAAGAGTCAGGCACCTATGTTAGTGCATGCATCCTAAACTCTGTAGAGAGGCGCCGACGACACTGCTCGTGCAACAAATGATAGCACGGCAGTCAAGGCACTCCTTCAAAGACTCTGTTTCTAAACAAGAAAACCGCGTAGACTTAAGCAAACGGTATCCAGTTATATGTGCGTATACGTCAACATATATCTCCATATACGTACGTGGTAAtacatctctctctatatatctgtatatatatatatatagccATACTCGTATTTCTGCGCATACGCATGCGTACGTgcagttatatatatatatatatatatatatagatatagatatagatatagatataggtatatagatatagatgtatagatatacatatatagatatatatgcatacatccacatatatacatatagatgcATATCTGCGTAACACTGTTTAAACGTGCACGTTCACAAATCTGCATATGTGCACATGCGCATGCCTGTTCATATATCTTTCTatctctccatatatatatatatatatatacatgaatatacatatatatacatagatatatacatatatatatatgcatatatatatatatatatatgttcacGAATGTGCCCATTTCTCCATATGTCCCTGTATAGTTGAAACCATGACGTCGTGTGTATAAGTCTGTTTCTCTAGCTTTGGAAGTGTATGCATCTACCTGTGCATGTCGACGCGTCTTCTGAACAGAGCTATCTCTTGAAGCGTATTTACATAAACGAATAAACAGGTAAATAAAATGGTTATAAAAGGGCAATTCACTGTGTACAGACACGCAAACCGAGGGTCTTGTGTACTGGGCGGAATGCAGCGGAGACGGTTTGCGCGTCCACTCCAGACAGCAGTGGAGCGATTGAGCGCTTCTCGTCCGCGCAGCAGCTTCAAACAGGTGAGAACAAGTGAAGATGGAGGAACGGCGAACTCATGCGAACCGCGTACAGGTGGACCCAGCAGAAGCGAGCGTCAGAAAGAAATACACGAAGTCGCAGCAGTGGAACGTAAAGCGGCAGAGCCACCGTAGtagacgcgagaggagctCCCTTCCAAGGCCTCACGTCGACACAGGAGCTGAAAACAGACGTCACTCTGTTGACGCatggacgcgagagagatcTCATCTGTACAGGAACACAGGGGGAGTGAGGAAGCCTCAGACGCGAGGTTGAAAGGCCGGCGCAAAGGCGCATGGTCGTGAAGCTGACTGACGAAATTGTTTAGAAAGGAAGACACTCACGCACCGGCTGCAGAGAATCGAAACGCAAATTCTCACTGAGAAACATTCCTTTCGCGCCATCCTGtagaaaggagacaaacgaaCGCAGAGATGTCAGCCTGTCACGAACGCGTTGTGAAAGGGAATTGCTTCTCCTTGCCTCTCGATCTCAGGGAAGAGAGTTCGGCTTCCGAACCAGCGGAAAACGTCCAAGGACGAGTTGCGAGAGGCTTCGAAGGAActggcgagaagacgagagtccgaactcctgtctctgcagagttcgtcttcctctgtgccGAGGCGCGAGAGTTCGCGCGTTGCTGgctgctcctcctcctctgcatgcgtcggttCTCTCTGCCGTTCTTCTGGACAAGAGCACAAGATGATCGAAGCGTCTGCAACAACGGCAACCTGCGCGCCCCAGTCGGGCGAACagaacagacgaagacgcgcggACTCGAAAAAGTTTCTCAACGACCCAAACAGTCAGACGTAAGCGCCGAGTTGCCGAAGGAGCTGGGGAAGGAGCGTAAAGGAAACGCTGGCCTcgagaagcggagagcgGTGCAGTTAGAGACGAGGCATGAACAGTCGCAAGCTGCGATTgtgaggcagaaaaaaacgaaagaccGGAGGGAGAAACGTCCGAAGCCATGCAGTGGGCGTCGAAAGCAGACATGTACAATTGTGAATGAAGGTGGACAAGAGCAGAGCCTGGGGACGCTTCTCTACGTCGGTGGTTTCTGTTTAGATGTCGCCTCTCGGACTCTGAACGCTTTCCCCGGTCGCTCtgcttgtctgtttcttcgctaTCTCTTTCTTGTAGATGCCCGCTTCTTTCCCTCCACGTGCTCACTCCACTTTTGCTCGTTTCTCATCTTTCAACAGAGGGTCgattctctcttgtttccccCTGcagagtgtctcctttctgtctcctttctgtctcccttcatTTCCCTGTGTCGCCTCAGTGGATGCGAGCGCGCGGAGGCTCGGCTGTGTCGAAGAGGCTGTCGAGGTGAGTGCGAGGCTACACAGCGGAGAGAGCAAAGACAAAACCTTGTCGTCACTCCAGTGAGGTGGACAGACGCAGGCACCGTGCACTTCTGGGTCCTTTTGAAAAACCGTTTTTCCGGATTCATTTCAAGCGCCGCGTTTTGCCTGCTTGAGCCGCCGCAccggcgtctctccacagTGGATCCGGTCTTTGTGGCGGTTTCAAACTCGTGGAACCTGGACGTTGTGATACACGGAGTCTTCTCGCGAACTCGACGCCTGCGCAtcccgtctctcctcatTCACACTTCAGAAACTGCGTGCtagcttctctctccggcttccctttgtcgtctttcttgttctcccctcTGTAGATTcatttctctcgctgtgttTTGCTCGGTTTTCTCTGACTCACTACCGCGCGCCCCATCACACTCGAAATATCGAACATCGTCAATATGGAactccttcgcctcccttcCGCGCCTGTCACCTTCTCGCGACGgcgtcctcgtcctcgttTGTTTGTCCGGCTCGGtgtcactcttctctctgcagagtctCTTCCCTCGGCTCTTCCGGCCTCGTCCGTCACCGCCTGCGACTCCTGCCCGTCCTCCCGTTCTCCTTccaatgcatgcacagcgacTCTCCCGcccctgccttctctctcttctctctttccgccGCTTCCCCAGAAGGCGGTCCAAGTGGAATTGCGAGACGCAGCCGCTGGGCCATCTGCGCGGTCGCTCTCGTGCGTGTCTCCGGCGTCGTCCTCCTGCCTGTcttcgagagaaagcgaagaaaacgacggcgagagggacatgaacagagacggaggggagaaaaacgaaaacgagacaagCGAAATGCTCTCTGCGCCAGACTCTGCAGAGCCGctgtggagacagagtccGCCAGAGGAAGGTCACCCAGGAAGCGAGACTTTCCCACCCTCGGACATGCCTTCAAATCTCACCTCGCCGCATTCCCCTTTGCTTCCCGGACGAAGTGGAACTCCAAACGCAACTCTCCCCTCTGATCCTCGGACTTCATCCCTgctttctccatcttcttctccctctgcttcttcctcatcttcttcctcttctgcgtctttctctgttgagGCTTCGCCACCTACTCCTAGGCGAGCAAGCATGGCGAGAACGCCTCAAGCTGTTTCAAGGAGAGTGACGGTGCTGGGGAGAGGCGGAAATCCTGCTACACGCGCGAATCCTCCCGAGAAGAGCAAATCcacctctcgcctctctcgcgcttcgtcGCACTCTGTAAAACGCGCAAGTGTctctgagagaagagatcgAAAGAActtgcgagagaaaggcgagaggcgctCGCGCCTGAGCATGCAAGAAGCTGCGACCGCGGTCTCCGCCCCGACGAAGCAGTCCATTACCGTTGTCAACTCCCAAGTTAAGAGAGAGACGTTTCAAGCGACGCATCCGGCCTTAGACCTCGCCGAATCTTCGGGGAACAGTCGTCTCGAACAGGCGTACCCGGGGGAGGCTCGAAGGAGCGGTCCGCGCATTTCGATTTTGGGGAGGAGCGGGGCGATTCTTGCAGGTCCAGGAGCGTCTTCGTCCTTTGCGAGTCCGGATGCATTCATGCAGAAGATGTTTGCCTCGggatctctgcatgcacagcgcTTGCGACAAAGGGGGAGCGTTCTCCTCCAGCTCCAGGGAGTcccaggtgtctgtacagtgTGTGGCGATGCGACGCACACCGAGGCCAGATGTCCCGTCGCTCTGAGGCGCTTCCGGGCCGCAGCGAGGCATCCCGACGAGCAGGACGAACGTTttccagaagaaagacgcgaacCGAAATCCACCAAACTGCTTGAGCAAGTGGACGCCTGGAACTTGATCGGAACAGACCCGTTCTGCAGTAAGACgaggggaggaaaagagagaaaagcgatgCGGGGAAAAAGGCCAGGAAGCCGGTGTCGGGGGAATGCCTCAATGACCTGAATGCCGTTTCCATGCCCACCGTAACGTTGTTAGCTCCTACTTTGAAGAATGGACTTTCGCATATTCAGTTTGGACTCGAGACTGTCAAAGACGTCTCAAGGTGGAACAGCGAGAAACAAGGGGAGGGCCATAAACAGAGACGGGGGGCGGACAAGCGACGGAGGCAGATGCCTTAGATGCCTTGACGAGAAATGTTCcttgtcttgttctcttgcCCACTCTCGCTGTTTTCTCGGTCGCGTCTCGACTGTCGTTCCCTTCGCCCAATTGCCAGTCGGTTCTCGTATTTGAATGTTGCCGGGTCgctcgcctgtctcccgtgtcgcctgtctcctcgaacGCCACGGTGCATCTGTTTTTCGTAACGCTTTCCAAGAGCCGCGAAaatctctgtctcctcaggcGCGACAGCTGCGCAGGCAGCTCACCGAGCAGCGGACTTGTTGGAGGACGAGGGGGGCTCGGCTCTGGAAAGctcatctccttcttcgtccagagggtcctcttcgtctcgctctgtcCCCCGcagtcgtctctttctcggagCCGCCTCGATATCCTTTGAGCcacaagaagaagcaaatcCCTTTCTCCCCATCACTCGAACTTCGCTCGCTGTGCGGAGACACGGAAGTGAAGTGACGAGGAAGatccgctcttcctctcccgcgcTGTCGCCGGGTGCTGTCACCGACGCTCCAGACTCCTGGGGACAGGCGGCAGTcggcaagcagagagactcggGGAGCGAAAAAGATCAGGAAAtcgaaggagagcgagagacggaacTTCCTTCGAATGTCAGACCGGTGCAGCGGCCAAGCAGGGAGGTTTCTCTCGGCAGTTTCCATTggggagacgcaggcagagagacagaaggagaggatCGACGCGGTAGTTCCCTGCAAGTGCGGGGGGCgcgaaacgaaggcgaagaagccacAAACATGTACAGTCGAATGTCGCAGTTCCTCGCGTCCGTGGAAgccgagaaacgaagaagaagggaagggaaagcagaggacgaagaaagagaagaagaaagagaagaagaaagagaagaagagagagaagaaaacgaagaagaggaagaagaagaggaagacgacgaatATGGAGAGATGGATGTAAGGGATACGGTCAAAGCCGCCAGGgatctcttcgtctgtcagagaagcagcgaattACGCGTTTTATATGCAGCGTGGGCAACCTCGCGCATAGACTCCTTCGATTTCTTCGACTCCAGATTCGATGCACGCGCGCTCGTCCAACGTCAAGTCACAAATActcacagagagacaacgcacaggcaacgaggaaagagacagagacaaactCAGACTGGGTTTGGACTGACGCCATCTTCCGCAAGTGATCCACAAGTCCACATGCTTTGCCACTGaacatctatacatatatacacatacataaatatatatatatagatagatagatagataaacGCATTTATACATCTGCATATGTTTAACCATATGctcatgtatatacatatatatatatatatatatatatgtttgtgtgtgtaagTGTATAAGTTTGTATGTTCTACTGTATTCCCAGACacatgcagaagagagcaTGAAGGCGGTGCGCTTGCGAATTCTTGCATTAGCCGACCGGCCGACCGACGTAGGGAATGCGtgcctgtctgtctgtctgtgtttgGAGAAATGAATTTGTCTGTGGATCAATACAAATAAAATAGAGTGCCGAGTCCCGGTTCACTGGGGCGACGAGAGGgggctgtgcatgcatcgaacGCTGAAGCATCTTGCACGCGTTTCGTGACTTGCTATGCAGTTTTCGGGGATAAGTGTGGCGCCAGGGCCGCTCTCGTGGAAGTTTTCTTTGTGAAAGTCAAGAGCGGCGCCTGCAGAAGGCGGCGGAGAACTGAGAATCGCAAAGAGAAGCCGAGCACTGACGAGAGCCTGAAGTgaaacgcggagagagaaggggacaGTGTGGCGAAGactcgagggagaaggcgagaactGCCCAACAGCAAGCGAAGAACGAAGCGAGGTCGAAAGGTTGGCGGCTTCCCCTGTGGGTCGAtatttctttttcctttggACTTTCGCCTTCGTGAGATCTCTCTTTTCGACTCTGCCTCTTGCTGCGCGTCatgctcttcttccctcatCGCGCTGTTCCGCCGCTCTTGGATTCAACTCCGTCCTCCTCTACTCCTGTGTACGGGAAGTCgtgcctcgtctcctcgcgtttccgggatctctctcctgtccaggcgcgctcttctctgtttcgtgaGAAAAGAACCCCTTCGTCCTTCTGCTTCCACTGTCCCTCCTCTCGTTTTGCTTGTGTTTCCTCGACGGTCTTCCCAGCATGCGAATCTCTTCCAGAAAAGCTCCAGAAAACGGTCCTTTCCTGCATGTCTCATCGGTAGCAAAAGGGGGAATCGCGACCTGGAAAAACAAGCGTTTTTCCAGGTCGCGATTCCTCCCTTCACCGTGTGGAGCCTGGAGATGAGTCACAGTTGTATTTGAACGACCTGACTTCCACCCTCAAGTCACTTGCGATTCGCATTCAAGAGCAGAGAATCACCCTTCCTAGTTTCCCCGACCTTCCTAAGCGTCCacgcctctgcgtcgtcaGAGCTCCCTCAACAACCGAGCTGTGAACTTCGTTCTCTCTAGCTTCACTCCACTCCTCACAAATGGCTCCTCCCCGCCAGCCTCAtttgcttccttcctcgagtctacagagaaaggcgcgcgCTCGGTGCCCACAGAACTCCAAAACTATGCAGCTGTGGTGAACAGCTCAAGCCTAAATCGCGGAGACGCTCTTGGCATTTCAGTGCAGTCTTTTCACGCAAGCAAAAACAAATGGAAAGAGGGAGCCGCTTTTCGGTTTTTTCAAAAGCTGAAACGTCTCCACTGGAGttcggagagaagcgcatgcCAACGCACGGGAGATTCCGAGCAGATTGTCTTTCGAAAGTTTCAcctgtcttctcctgtgCTGTCAATGGCTCTAGCGAGACTCTCCAGGAGCAAGCAACGCGCGTCGCGTTCCCGCTGTCGACCTAGAAATCGGATCTGCATAGTTTCtactcgcttcttctgagGTAGTGTACAACCGTTTCTccgaacgagagaaaacgcggagcacagagaagaacggagacgtCCACAGACTCGGAAGACACTCATGGCCACAGCTGGAGAGTCGAAAAGACCAGATACGCACGACGGCAAAGGCCATAGAGAGAGAGCCTCGTCTTTgggcagaaaaaacgaactgTAGAGTAGGGTATGCggagcagagacaagaaTTAGAGAGGCTTGTTTTTCACTGTTGCGTTCAAAACattcacagaaaaaacacttgagaaagaaacgcgaagatCCAAACGAAACAAGACAGCCAAGGCACCAGTCACGTTTCCGCCCTGATACAAAGAAGACGAATACTCCagggagaacgaaggagaggaaaaagacgcagaaggcagcgaagagaacgaaacagaCAACTCTTCCAACGaaactgcgaagaagagagaaagacttcctttcgaagagaaaacagagagtctttctgtgtctcccgaCTTTGGAGCACGACAGCTAAACGTCCAAAGAGACCTTGAACGCGTTGTTCGTTTAACATGTCATGAACGCCCAGCTGCAAGCGGAACGACGAAAAGATagtgcgttttctgctttttgaAAAACGAGACGCAAAGCACTCGGCACAGGGCTCCGTTCCCAAGTGTTCCTTTCGAAGAGACTCGataaaaaaaaacaagaagtCCGAatgaaaaacaaagacaacaTTTCCACTGTTTGCCTCGTTCTCGCGCGTCGGACGCTGGTCGCAGCTCTCGACATCAATTACCCTCgatgctttctcttcttgctcttggACCTACGACACAAACGAGGCaaaaacgagagggagagtcACGCGGTCTTCCGCGCCGATTTGCTAAAACCGACAATTCCTCCAAACCTCGACGCATGCGAATGACAGACGTCGCCACGagcacgagaagaaaaacgcagcgaaaagaagagactccCAAATGGCTTCACCCGCCCCTACCTTCTGGATAGAGGCTGCGCATTCGGGAactgaaaaaggaagaacacTGAAGAGTAAACGAAAGAGGCAAGAACGCGGAGGGGAGGCAAAGGCAcgctgtgtgcatgcagtaaGGCCGCGACAAAatacagaaaggagaaaaaagaagagaaaaaacgaacggcggcaaacgcgaggagacacgaggcgACGGCCTCTGTTTCGAAGGcaggacaagaagagagacgtcgGGGAGAGACAtgacaggaagaaggagaaaaagttcaggaaagaggaaaggagaatgcacagaaagcgaagaagagaaacgggaTGCGTCCACACCCGAAACACTGGTCGCTCTTACTtcttgtctcgtttcttctgcttcttcgatttgcgcttgcgcttcttcttctctgcacaagaaaaacaaaattGGTCGACAGAGAGTCTCCACCTTTCGAGCTTGAATCTTTTCCACCTGTGCAGTTCTCGAGTTtggtctcttctctgctcttctctgcatcctccatcttctcttcttggtGAACTCTTGATCGAGGCTCCGCCGGTGCCTTCTTCCGAGCGTACACAACACCCAGTGGGCTACTGAAATTCCACAGTTCTGCAGATTTGTTTCCCCTCAGTCGATCTCAACAACATCccgctctgcttcctcagAACAGACACCATCTCCAAATCGAACATGTCTTTTCCAGTCGACGACAACCTCAACGAAGACAACGAGTGAAAACGACACCGACGCTGCAGGTCAAGCGCGTCTTCCCGTGGAGTCGGGCgacggaagaggagactgtCTCAGAGGCTGTTCCAGGAAGCTTTTCTAGAGATTGTTGAGCGCTCGCGACCTCCCAAAAGGCTGCTGGAGAACGAAGCCTGCGAATCATAAGAGTTTAGTCGGTCGTCCTGgaatcgagaagaagagctgttTCCAGAGACAACGGACTGGGACGAAACAACTGGCTGAGCAGaagtcttctctgtctccttttctcgtctttttctcgtgcgactcacctctctcgctgtcgctgtcGGAGCTGCTGCTGTCAGAGCTGCTGTCACtttctgaggaagaagaaacctttcttttcttctttttcgactCTGCTGGAAGATGCGGCACACTCGCTCTGGCCGGCGTCGTTGTTCGCAGGCGTTTCCTCCGAAGAccgtcgtcgtcgctctgCTCAGAGTCTGTCGCAATGCCCAGAGCCTCTCGCGCTTTCTGAAACGAATCGGAAAATAAAGACACGacgtctccagagagaaaacaagataTCTGCTGAAACAGCACTCTCGCCATGAAAGCTGCAAGTTCTTCTGAAGCGTCAAAATCTCTACAGAAGCTGCAGACCTGGAAATTCCAATGAGACCCAAATCCCTTCCCTAGCGGAGAGGACGAAATGTATTTTCAGAAAGTCGCTGTCCagggaaaaggaagcaaCGACGTTTTGCTGGAAGGAAGGCAGGCCACCAACGCTCTAgtcagagaaagcgaaagtcCGTAAACGCTGAGAGtacgaaaaaaacgaaaaaaggcAGCGAGCAACGAGGGAACCGACGACACACTGCCTTCCAGCAAGAGTAGAGACTCCGAAACTCAAACGGAAGGCC
This window of the Toxoplasma gondii ME49 chromosome VI, whole genome shotgun sequence genome carries:
- a CDS encoding hypothetical protein (encoded by transcript TGME49_244732) — protein: MIEASATTATCAPQSGEQNRRRRADSKKFLNDPNSQTGCERAEARLCRRGCRESLPSALPASSVTACDSCPSSRSPSNACTATLPPLPSLSSLFPPLPQKAVQVELRDAAAGPSARSLSCVSPASSSCLSSRESEENDGERDMNRDGGEKNENETSEMLSAPDSAEPLWRQSPPEEGHPGSETFPPSDMPSNLTSPHSPLLPGRSGTPNATLPSDPRTSSLLSPSSSPSASSSSSSSSASFSVEASPPTPRRASMARTPQAVSRRVTVLGRGGNPATRANPPEKSKSTSRLSRASSHSVKRASVSERRDRKNLREKGERRSRLSMQEAATAVSAPTKQSITVVNSQVKRETFQATHPALDLAESSGNSRLEQAYPGEARRSGPRISILGRSGAILAGPGASSSFASPDAFMQKMFASGSLHAQRLRQRGSVLLQLQGVPGVCTVCGDATHTEARCPVALRRFRAAARHPDEQDERFPEERREPKSTKLLEQVDAWNLIGTDPFCSATAAQAAHRAADLLEDEGGSALESSSPSSSRGSSSSRSVPRSRLFLGAASISFEPQEEANPFLPITRTSLAVRRHGSEVTRKIRSSSPALSPGAVTDAPDSWGQAAVGKQRDSGSEKDQEIEGERETELPSNVRPVQRPSREVSLGSFHWGDAGRETEGEDRRGSSLQVRGARNEGEEATNMYSRMSQFLASVEAEKRRRREGKAEDEEREEEREEEREEEREENEEEEEEEEDDEYGEMDVRDTVKAARDLFVCQRSSELRVLYAAWATSRIDSFDFFDSRFDARALVQRQVTNTHRETTHRQRGKRQRQTQTGFGLTPSSASDPQVHMLCH